In a genomic window of Epinephelus lanceolatus isolate andai-2023 chromosome 3, ASM4190304v1, whole genome shotgun sequence:
- the dkk2 gene encoding dickkopf-related protein 2, with the protein MPILTWNRCCVVMFLVATLKTGTSQIPEARPKANLIKPALSEETTTPATNRTATVHAGITKKYNILAQVYPCSNDKECSVGSYCHSPQQAPSRCLTCRRRKKRCHRDAMCCPGNRCSNFICVPISESVLSPHISALDEHNKLSTKDHSWRKSGKAHAKHSVKGHEGDPCLRSSDCSEGYCCARHFWTKICKPVLRQGEVCTKQRKKGSHGLEIFQRCDCAKGLSCKVWKDATSSSKSRLHMCQKI; encoded by the exons atgCCCATCTTAACTTGGAATAGATGCTGTGTTGTGATGTTTCTCGTCGCTACACTGAAGACGGGGACATCCCAGATACCAGAGGCGCGCCCGAAGGCGAACTTAATCAAACCAGCTCTCTCGGAAGAGACAACTACACCCGCTACAAACCGCACAGCCACTGTCCACGCCGGGATCACCAAGAAATATAACATCCTCGCGCAG GTGTATCCATGCAGCAACGACAAGGAGTGCAGCGTGGGAAGCTACTGCCACAGCCCTCAACAGGCTCCCTCTCGGTGCCTCACCTGCCGCAGGAGGAAGAAGCGCTGCCATCGAGATGCCATGTGCTGTCCTGGGAACCGCTGCAGTAACT TTATTTGTGTCCCTATCTCTGAGAGCGTGCTCTCACCTCACATCTCGGCTTTAGACGAGCATAACAAACTCTCCACCAAAGACCACAGCTGGAGGAAGAGTGGGAAGGCACATGCTAAGCATTCTGTTAAAG GGCACGAAGGTGACCCTTGCCTGCGCTCCTCCGATTGCTCGGAGGGCTACTGCTGCGCCCGCCATTTCTGGACCAAAATCTGCAAGCCGGTGTTGAGGCAGGGAGAGGTGTGCACCAAGCAGAGGAAGAAAGGCTCTCACGGCTTGGAAATCTTCCAGCGCTGTGACTGTGCCAAGGGCCTTTCCTGCAAGGTGTGGAAAGACGCCACCTCTTCATCCAAGTCCAGGCTCCACATGTGCCAGAAGATCTGA